A portion of the Kineosporia corallincola genome contains these proteins:
- the rpmE gene encoding 50S ribosomal protein L31 yields the protein MKNDIHPQYVTTTVKCACGESFETRSTATSGSITTETCSKCHPFYTGKQRILDTGGRVARFQQRYGKKTSGQ from the coding sequence TTGAAGAACGACATCCACCCGCAGTACGTGACCACCACGGTCAAGTGCGCCTGTGGCGAGAGCTTCGAGACCCGCAGCACCGCCACCAGCGGCTCGATCACCACCGAGACGTGCAGCAAGTGCCACCCGTTCTACACGGGTAAGCAGCGCATCCTCGACACCGGTGGCCGGGTCGCCCGCTTCCAGCAGCGGTACGGCAAGAAGACCTCCGGCCAGTAG